A single region of the Candidatus Dormiibacterota bacterium genome encodes:
- a CDS encoding amino acid permease, with translation MRKPAAEASLLRVVGAWGLAASIVNVTVGGGIFRLPAAAAASLGAAAPIAYLVCAAAMGLIALCFAEAGSRVSMTGGPYAYVEVAFGPFVGFLAGVLVWLLGTLAVAAVSTIFIDSIGALVPPLDGPVSRGFILVGIFLLLAGVNVLGVRQGTLVNAVATLAKLLPLLLLVVAGVLAIRPSNLVWTLRPAPAAVARASILLIFAFSGVESALVPSGEIQDVRKTVPRAILVAMSVITLLYLALQMVAQGVLGAGLATQRAPLAETAAGVFGPWGRTLMLTGAIVSMFGYVSGMTLAVPRALYAFARDGFLPRQVAAVHPRFHTPYVAILLQSGLVCLLAITNGFETLAILANLATLILYGACCLAARELRRREVSTRASLRARAQRAIPWAACAVILWMLTSVTGREWAVAGAVIAVAALLFLATRGRRARAAA, from the coding sequence ATGCGAAAACCTGCCGCCGAAGCCTCGCTCCTCCGGGTCGTCGGGGCCTGGGGGCTCGCCGCCAGCATCGTCAACGTCACCGTCGGGGGCGGGATCTTCCGCCTGCCGGCGGCGGCCGCGGCGTCGCTCGGCGCGGCCGCGCCGATCGCCTACCTCGTGTGCGCGGCCGCGATGGGGCTGATCGCGCTCTGCTTCGCGGAGGCGGGCAGCCGCGTGTCCATGACGGGGGGGCCGTACGCCTACGTCGAAGTAGCCTTCGGACCGTTCGTGGGATTCCTCGCCGGCGTCCTGGTCTGGCTGCTCGGCACGCTGGCGGTCGCGGCGGTCTCGACGATCTTCATCGATTCGATCGGCGCACTGGTCCCGCCCCTCGACGGGCCCGTTTCGCGGGGGTTCATCCTGGTCGGGATCTTCCTCCTGCTCGCCGGCGTCAACGTCCTCGGGGTGCGCCAGGGGACCCTCGTGAACGCGGTCGCCACCCTGGCCAAGCTCCTGCCGCTTCTCCTCCTCGTCGTCGCCGGCGTGCTGGCGATCCGGCCGTCGAACCTCGTCTGGACGCTCCGGCCGGCGCCGGCCGCCGTGGCGCGCGCCTCGATCCTCCTGATCTTCGCCTTCAGCGGCGTCGAGAGCGCCCTCGTCCCGAGCGGCGAGATCCAGGACGTCCGGAAGACGGTGCCGCGGGCCATCCTCGTGGCCATGTCGGTGATCACGCTTCTCTACCTCGCGCTCCAGATGGTGGCGCAGGGGGTGCTGGGGGCCGGCCTGGCGACGCAGCGGGCGCCTCTGGCGGAGACGGCGGCGGGCGTCTTTGGTCCCTGGGGGCGGACGCTGATGCTGACCGGGGCGATCGTGTCGATGTTCGGCTACGTGAGCGGCATGACCCTGGCCGTCCCGCGCGCCCTCTACGCCTTCGCGCGAGACGGGTTTCTCCCCCGGCAGGTCGCCGCGGTCCATCCGCGCTTCCACACTCCGTACGTCGCCATCCTCCTCCAGAGCGGGCTCGTCTGTCTTCTGGCGATCACGAACGGATTCGAGACGCTGGCGATCCTCGCGAACCTGGCGACCCTGATCCTCTACGGCGCGTGCTGCCTCGCCGCCCGGGAGCTGCGGCGCCGGGAGGTCTCGACCCGGGCCTCCCTCCGGGCGCGCGCCCAGCGGGCGATCCCCTGGGCGGCCTGCGCCGTGATCCTCTGGATGCTGACGAGCGTCACGGGGCGCGAGTGGGCCGTGGCGGGTGCCGTGATCGCCGTGGCCGCGCTCCTGTTCCTCGCGACGCGGGGCCGCAGGGCGCGCGCCGCCGCTTGA